From a region of the Oncorhynchus mykiss isolate Arlee chromosome 32, USDA_OmykA_1.1, whole genome shotgun sequence genome:
- the LOC110488255 gene encoding leukotriene B4 receptor 1-like produces the protein MDSSSNSSLDSTSPDSGRLISSTVLGLCCALGLPGNIAVLVVILRRTSRRPNFTLCLMLNLASSDILCLATVPVWIYTLQQGWTLGRAACKIATFLLYLSLNANVLTVTLLGVQRYLQVLYPQMWNRLGRKGEAVLLLALWGLACALTAPAVATRDVRDGELKCQRHTGSDAERVAVLVLETLLGFVIPFSVLVTSYCRLHRRVNQTALFSSAKMTRLVTSVVVAFFILWIPVHIVNVVDIAGIVLQTSWPEASAALLRHRSTAARVVRSFTFFNSCLDPFLYAFASRRIREQPKSASRSESRMQVTNI, from the coding sequence ATGGACTCCTCCAGCAACTCTAGCTTGGACTCCACCTCCCCGGATTCGGGCCGCCTGATTTCGAGCACCGTCCTGGGGCTGTGCTGTGCGCTGGGCCTCCCTGGTAACATAGCTGTCCTGGTGGTCATCCTGCGCCGCACGTCCCGACGCCCCAACTTCACCCTGTGCCTCATGCTGAACCTGGCTTCCTCTGACATCCTGTGCCTGGCCACGGTGCCCGTGTGGATCTATACTCTCCAGCAAGGCTGGACTCTGGGCCGTGCTGCATGCAAGATAGCCACCTTCCTGCTCTACCTCAGCCTGAATGCTAACGTGCTAACGGTTACTCTACTCGGTGTCCAGCGCTACCTCCAGGTCCTCTACCCGCAGATGTGGAACAGGCTGGGGCGCAAGGGGGAGGCGGTGCTGCTCCTGGCCCTGTGGGGGCTCGCCTGTGCCCTGACTGCCCCCGCAGTTGCCACTCGCGATGTGCGCGATGGCGAGCTCAAGTGCCAGCGACACACGGGCTCCGATGCTGAAAGAGTTGCTGTCCTCGTCTTGGAGACCCTTTTAGGGTTTGTGATTCCGTTCTCTGTGCTGGTCACGTCCTACTGCCGCCTCCACCGGCGGGTGAACCAGACGGCACTGTTCAGCAGTGCCAAGATGACGCGGCTGGTCACCAGTGTGGTGGTCGCCTTCTTCATCCTCTGGATCCCTGTGCACATTGTCAATGTGGTGGACATCGCCGGCATTGTGCTGCAGACTTCCTGGCCAGAGGCATCGGCAGCGCTGCTGAGACACAGAAGCACGGCAGCGCGTGTCGTCCGGAGCTTTACGTTTTTTAACAGCTGCCTGGACCCCTTCCTGTACGCCTTCGCCTCGCGGAGGATCCGTGAGCAGCCCAAGTCGGCGTCGAGGAGCGAAAGCAGGATGCAGGTCACAAATATCTGA
- the LOC110488258 gene encoding leukotriene B4 receptor 1-like, which produces MYILVCGSDRIHKDTLLDLLFFQGWTLGRAACKLGTFLLYLSPYANVLTVTLLGVQRYLQVLYPQMWNRLGRKGEAVLLLAFVTRDSELKCQRHTGSDAEIVAVLVFEIVLWFVIPFSVLVTSYCRLHRRVNQTALFSSAKMTRLVTSVVVAFFILWIPVHIVNVVDIAGIVLQTSWPEASAALLKHRSVAARVVRSFTFFNSCLDPFLYAFASRRIREQPKSSSSESRMQVTNI; this is translated from the exons ATGTATATTCTTGTATGTGGATCTGATCGCATTCATAAAGACACA CTCTTAGATCTCTTATTCTTTCAAGGCTGGACTCTGGGCCGTGCTGCATGCAAGCTAGGCACATTCCTGCTCTACCTCAGCCCTTATGCTAACGTGCTAACGGTTACTCTACTCGGTGTCCAGCGCTACCTCCAGGTCCTCTACCCGCAGATGTGGAACAGGCTGGGGCGCAAGGGGGAGGCGGTGCTGCTCCTGGCCT TTGTCACTCGTGATAGCGAGCTCAAGTGCCAGCGACACACGGGCTCCGATGCTGAAATAGTTGCTGTCCTCGTCTTTGAGATAGTTTTATGGTTTGTGATTCCGTTCTCTGTGCTGGTCACGTCCTACTGCCGCCTCCACCGGCGGGTGAACCAGACGGCGCTGTTCAGCAGTGCCAAGATGACGCGGCTGGTCACCAGTGTGGTGGTCGCCTTCTTCATCCTCTGGATCCCTGTGCACATTGTCAATGTGGTGGACATCGCCGGCATTGTGCTGCAGACTTCCTGGCCAGAGGCATCGGCAGCGCTGCTGAAACACAGAAGCGTGGCAGCGCGTGTCGTCCGGAGCTTTACGTTTTTTAACAGCTGCCTGGACCCCTTCCTGTACGCCTTCGCCTCGCGGAGGATCCGTGAGCAGCCCAAGTCGTCGTCGAGCGAAAGCAGGATGCAGGTCACAAATATCTGA